A part of Vulcanisaeta moutnovskia 768-28 genomic DNA contains:
- a CDS encoding 4Fe-4S dicluster domain-containing protein, which yields MVQLAILTDLSKCFGCNACMLACKEWHSSGCYGPMTDLKPWGPEPGKAPWSVFFMRVLQVEVGAFPNTKTFSVPISCFQCKNPACVTVCPTGAIYKRREDGVVVINYEVCIGCRYCENACPYGNIIFDPVEGVSKKCVMAIDRVYDESLPLYERVPPCVRNCPAGARVFGDMDDPNSIVYRTAMRKGAVPMGPEFGTDPPSLYVMPGVQTNESTRIVTSEEPEEFALRTGAADLPTLLQKLKNVKPTGGHCSGGVGNAKGQGT from the coding sequence ATGGTCCAGCTAGCCATACTCACAGACCTAAGTAAATGCTTTGGATGTAATGCATGTATGTTGGCATGCAAGGAGTGGCATTCCAGTGGTTGTTATGGACCAATGACAGATCTGAAGCCATGGGGTCCAGAACCCGGTAAGGCACCATGGTCAGTATTCTTCATGAGGGTACTGCAGGTTGAGGTTGGTGCGTTCCCAAACACTAAGACGTTTAGTGTGCCAATTAGTTGCTTCCAGTGTAAGAACCCAGCATGTGTTACGGTATGCCCAACTGGGGCCATATATAAGAGGAGGGAGGATGGTGTAGTAGTTATTAACTATGAGGTATGTATTGGCTGCAGGTATTGTGAGAATGCATGTCCATATGGTAACATAATATTTGACCCAGTGGAGGGCGTTAGTAAGAAGTGTGTCATGGCTATTGATAGGGTTTACGATGAGTCATTACCACTCTACGAGAGGGTACCACCCTGCGTTAGGAACTGTCCAGCCGGTGCTAGGGTATTCGGTGACATGGATGACCCTAACAGTATAGTTTATAGAACTGCCATGAGAAAGGGTGCAGTACCAATGGGCCCTGAGTTCGGCACAGACCCACCTAGCCTTTATGTAATGCCCGGCGTACAGACTAACGAATCAACAAGGATAGTAACTAGTGAAGAACCTGAGGAATTTGCCCTAAGAACTGGTGCAGCTGATTTACCAACCTTATTACAGAAGCTGAAGAACGTTAAACCAACCGGTGGTCACTGCAGTGGTGGAGTAGGTAATGCTAAGGGTCAAGGCACGTGA